A single region of the Streptomyces sp. NBC_01262 genome encodes:
- a CDS encoding alpha/beta fold hydrolase, with translation MRLALTRLPRLWPRHRNRRRLVAGGAALAALAAGGAVTLAAADSPAPVRRSDRVFSMPETAGSAKRVRIDTSYFTSGGSGRRPAVLLAHGFGGSKDDMRAEAEQLARDGYAVLTWSARGFGDSTGQIGLNAPDREVADVRRLIDWLGKRDDVLLDGPDDPRVGMAGASYGGAISLLTAGYDKRVDAIAPQITWWDLADSLFPQSASGQSAESGVFKKLWAGIFFTTGSTSSTGTGPSTGTSTGAACRFTAELCAMYDKAAVSGRADAATVKLLERSSPSSVAARIKVPTLVVQGQNDSLFPLGQGDAIARAVAANGAPVSVDWTSGGHDGGDQESSRVESRTVAWFDRYLKKQTGTGTGPAFRVTRTGGVDTTDGQTVQRGASAAAYPGLSGTGTRTVALTGDAQSVSNPAGGAPPAISSLPGIGALAQLSSLGQGLSLDFAGQRAVFDSAPLKTALRMTGSARTRITVKTDAPEGAVLFAKVYDVGQGGSATLPHQLVAPLRVTSSGTVSVTLPAVDHEFAAGHRLRLVLATTDLAYSSPAAPATYTVSLPEGGASLTVPTDTALATAQAGLPAWTWGLPLGALALAAALLLVGRRRTRSAEQTPGDAPLEISGLSKRYHGSADRYAVRDLSFCVERGQVLGLLGPNGAGKTTTMRMLMGLIRPDSGTVRIFGHEITPGAPVLSRVGAFVEGAGFLPHLTGRANLDLYWRATGRPAEDAHVEEALEIAALGEALDRAVRTYSQGMRQRLAIAQAMLGLPDLLILDEPTNGLDPPQIREMRAVVTRYAATGRTVIVSSHMLSEVEQSCTHLVVMDKGQLIAAGPVDEISGSGDVLFVGTAGMPAAALEETARKLAGLPGVASADAAETGLLVRLEDLSVHELLAELLRLEVPVERVGPHRRLEDAFLTLIGGPA, from the coding sequence ATGCGATTGGCCCTGACCAGGCTGCCCCGGCTCTGGCCCCGGCACAGGAACCGGCGGCGGCTGGTGGCGGGGGGCGCCGCGCTCGCCGCCCTGGCGGCGGGCGGTGCCGTGACGCTGGCCGCCGCCGACAGCCCGGCGCCGGTGCGCCGTTCGGACCGGGTGTTCTCGATGCCCGAGACCGCCGGCAGCGCGAAGCGCGTGCGCATCGACACCTCGTACTTCACCTCCGGCGGCTCGGGGCGGCGGCCCGCCGTGCTGCTCGCGCACGGCTTCGGCGGCAGCAAGGACGACATGCGCGCCGAGGCCGAGCAGCTCGCGCGTGACGGATACGCGGTGCTGACCTGGTCCGCGCGCGGCTTCGGGGATTCCACGGGGCAGATCGGGCTCAACGCGCCGGACCGCGAGGTCGCCGATGTGCGACGGCTGATCGACTGGCTCGGCAAGCGCGACGACGTGCTCCTGGACGGTCCCGACGACCCCCGGGTGGGCATGGCGGGCGCGTCCTACGGGGGCGCGATCTCGCTGCTCACCGCCGGGTACGACAAGCGGGTGGACGCCATAGCGCCGCAGATCACCTGGTGGGATCTGGCGGACTCGCTCTTCCCGCAGAGCGCGTCCGGGCAGAGCGCCGAGTCCGGGGTGTTCAAGAAGCTGTGGGCCGGGATCTTCTTCACCACCGGCAGCACGAGCAGCACGGGCACGGGCCCGAGCACAGGCACGAGCACGGGCGCCGCCTGCCGCTTCACCGCCGAGCTGTGCGCGATGTACGACAAGGCCGCCGTCTCCGGGCGCGCGGACGCGGCCACCGTGAAGCTGCTGGAGCGCTCCAGCCCGTCATCGGTCGCCGCCCGCATCAAGGTGCCGACGCTGGTCGTGCAGGGGCAGAACGACTCGCTGTTCCCGCTCGGCCAGGGGGACGCCATCGCGCGCGCCGTGGCCGCCAACGGGGCGCCGGTGTCGGTGGACTGGACGTCCGGCGGGCATGACGGCGGGGACCAGGAGTCCTCGCGCGTGGAGTCCCGCACGGTCGCGTGGTTCGACCGCTACCTGAAGAAGCAGACCGGCACCGGCACCGGCCCGGCCTTCCGGGTCACCCGCACCGGCGGGGTCGACACCACGGACGGGCAGACCGTGCAGCGCGGCGCGAGCGCGGCCGCGTACCCGGGGCTGAGCGGCACGGGGACCCGTACGGTCGCGCTGACCGGCGATGCGCAGAGCGTGTCCAATCCGGCGGGCGGTGCGCCGCCCGCCATTTCGTCCCTGCCCGGGATCGGGGCGCTGGCACAGCTGAGCAGCCTCGGACAGGGCCTGTCCCTCGACTTCGCCGGGCAGCGGGCCGTCTTCGACTCCGCACCCCTGAAAACCGCGCTGCGCATGACGGGTTCGGCCCGCACGCGCATCACGGTGAAGACCGACGCGCCCGAGGGCGCCGTGCTCTTCGCCAAGGTGTACGACGTCGGCCAGGGCGGCAGCGCCACGCTCCCCCATCAGCTCGTCGCCCCGCTGCGCGTCACCTCCTCCGGCACGGTCAGCGTGACGCTGCCCGCCGTGGACCACGAGTTCGCCGCCGGTCACCGGCTGCGGCTCGTGCTGGCGACGACCGACCTCGCCTACTCCTCACCGGCCGCCCCTGCCACGTACACGGTCTCCCTCCCGGAGGGCGGGGCCTCGCTGACCGTGCCGACGGACACCGCGCTGGCCACCGCGCAGGCGGGCCTGCCGGCCTGGACGTGGGGGCTGCCGCTGGGCGCGCTCGCCCTGGCCGCCGCGCTGCTGCTCGTCGGCCGCAGGCGCACGCGGTCCGCGGAACAGACGCCCGGCGACGCACCGTTGGAGATCTCCGGGCTCTCCAAGCGCTATCACGGCTCCGCCGACCGCTATGCGGTGCGGGACCTGTCCTTCTGCGTCGAGCGCGGGCAGGTGCTGGGCCTGCTGGGGCCCAATGGCGCGGGCAAGACGACCACGATGCGCATGCTGATGGGCCTGATCCGGCCCGACTCCGGCACCGTGCGGATCTTCGGGCACGAGATCACCCCGGGCGCGCCGGTCCTGTCGCGCGTGGGCGCCTTCGTGGAGGGCGCCGGTTTCCTGCCGCACCTCACCGGGCGCGCCAACCTCGACCTGTACTGGCGGGCCACCGGCCGCCCCGCCGAGGACGCCCATGTGGAAGAGGCGCTGGAGATCGCCGCTCTCGGCGAGGCGCTGGACCGGGCGGTGCGTACGTACTCCCAGGGCATGCGGCAGCGGCTCGCCATCGCACAGGCCATGCTCGGGCTGCCCGATCTGCTGATCCTCGACGAGCCGACCAACGGTCTGGACCCGCCGCAGATCCGCGAGATGCGGGCGGTCGTGACCCGCTACGCGGCGACCGGGCGCACCGTGATCGTGTCCAGCCACATGCTGTCCGAGGTCGAGCAGAGCTGCACGCATCTGGTGGTCATGGACAAGGGGCAGCTGATCGCCGCCGGACCGGTGGACGAGATCAGCGGCAGCGGCGACGTGCTGTTCGTCGGAACCGCCGGCATGCCGGCCGCCGCCCTGGAGGAGACCGCCCGCAAGCTCGCCGGGCTGCCCGGTGTCGCGTCGGCCGACGCGGCCGAGACCGGTCTGCTGGTCCGCCTGGAGGACCTGAGCGTGCACGAACTGCTGGCCGAACTGCTGCGCCTGGAAGTGCCGGTGGAGCGGGTCGGCCCGCACCGCCGCCTTGAGGACGCCTTCCTCACCCTGATCGGAGGCCCGGCATGA
- a CDS encoding ABC transporter permease: MSTAGTDLAGTNTAGTNTTTAAEGYRPRHTLPLRVEAVRQLLRRRTLIAFSVVAGLPVVVWAAFTIGGTPGGRNNTVSFMDVATASGLNFSLAVLFVASGFLLTIPVALFFGDTVASEASWSSLRYLLAAPVPRARLLVSKLLVSLAFSAAAVLALPAVALAVGTAAYGWKDLELTTAGSLPPGTAVQRLAVIALYVFVSQLAVAGFAFWLSTVTDAPLGAVGGAVGIVIICNILDAITALGSLRDFLPTHWQYAWADVLQPGHVEWAGMLKGTSVSVSFAIVFFALAFRGFQRKDIVS, from the coding sequence ATGAGCACCGCCGGTACGGACCTGGCCGGCACGAACACGGCCGGCACGAACACGACCACCGCCGCGGAGGGCTACCGGCCGCGCCACACCCTCCCGCTGCGCGTCGAGGCGGTACGCCAGCTGCTGCGCCGCCGCACACTGATCGCCTTCTCCGTCGTGGCGGGGCTGCCGGTCGTGGTGTGGGCGGCCTTCACCATCGGCGGCACCCCCGGCGGCCGGAACAACACCGTGTCCTTCATGGACGTGGCCACCGCCTCCGGGCTGAACTTCTCCCTCGCCGTGCTGTTCGTGGCGTCCGGTTTCCTCCTCACCATTCCGGTGGCTCTCTTCTTCGGCGACACGGTGGCCTCCGAGGCGAGCTGGTCCTCGCTGCGCTATCTGCTGGCCGCGCCCGTGCCCCGGGCCCGGCTGCTGGTGAGCAAGCTGCTGGTGTCGCTGGCCTTCAGCGCCGCGGCCGTGCTGGCGCTGCCCGCCGTCGCGCTCGCGGTGGGCACGGCCGCGTACGGCTGGAAGGACCTGGAGCTGACCACGGCCGGCTCGCTCCCGCCCGGCACCGCCGTCCAGCGGCTGGCGGTGATCGCCCTCTATGTCTTCGTCAGCCAGCTCGCGGTCGCCGGCTTCGCCTTCTGGCTCTCCACCGTCACCGACGCCCCGCTGGGCGCGGTCGGCGGGGCGGTCGGCATCGTGATCATCTGCAACATCCTGGACGCCATCACGGCCCTGGGATCCCTGCGGGACTTCCTGCCGACGCACTGGCAGTACGCCTGGGCGGATGTCCTGCAGCCGGGGCACGTCGAGTGGGCGGGCATGCTCAAGGGCACATCGGTCTCGGTGTCCTTCGCCATCGTCTTCTTCGCGCTGGCCTTCAGGGGCTTCCAGCGCAAGGACATCGTGTCCTGA
- a CDS encoding MmcQ/YjbR family DNA-binding protein, with translation MSVPRVNVEDMVFAALADDDASVGVKCPVDERAELIAAEPEKFFIRPGHDDNFAWVRVRLAALEDAQELREILADSWRQAAPKRLAQEHAQQ, from the coding sequence TTGTCAGTGCCACGGGTTAACGTCGAAGACATGGTCTTCGCGGCGCTGGCGGACGACGACGCCTCGGTGGGCGTGAAGTGCCCGGTGGACGAGCGGGCCGAGCTGATCGCGGCCGAGCCGGAGAAGTTCTTCATACGGCCCGGCCACGACGACAACTTCGCCTGGGTGCGGGTGCGGCTGGCCGCCCTGGAGGACGCGCAGGAACTGCGCGAGATCCTCGCCGACTCCTGGCGGCAGGCCGCCCCGAAGCGGCTCGCCCAGGAACACGCCCAGCAGTAG
- a CDS encoding AAA family ATPase — translation MLAVLVNGLPGAGKTTLAKALARELELPLFSKDAVKETLADTLAAVRPAGSSAREWSRTLGVAAAESLWTLLADAPVGAVLESPWLAHMRSVVAAGLARAGVEEVHEVWCEVPLETARRRFSERAGSRHPVHAEATPFWEDQWRFWSGVAEPLGLGAVHHVDTTRTVDVAALALRIAWASDSPSGDFP, via the coding sequence ATGTTAGCTGTGTTGGTCAACGGTCTGCCGGGCGCGGGGAAGACAACGCTGGCGAAGGCTCTGGCCCGTGAACTGGAACTGCCTCTGTTCAGCAAGGACGCCGTGAAGGAGACCCTGGCGGACACCCTGGCCGCGGTCCGCCCGGCGGGGAGTTCGGCGCGTGAGTGGAGCCGGACGCTGGGCGTCGCGGCGGCGGAGAGCCTGTGGACGCTGCTCGCGGACGCACCGGTGGGGGCCGTGCTGGAGAGCCCGTGGCTGGCGCACATGCGGTCGGTGGTGGCGGCGGGGCTGGCGCGGGCGGGAGTGGAGGAGGTGCACGAGGTGTGGTGCGAGGTGCCGCTGGAGACGGCGCGGCGCAGATTCAGCGAGCGGGCCGGGAGCCGGCATCCGGTGCACGCGGAGGCGACGCCGTTCTGGGAGGACCAGTGGCGGTTCTGGAGCGGGGTGGCTGAGCCACTGGGGCTGGGGGCGGTGCATCACGTGGACACGACACGGACCGTGGACGTGGCGGCGCTCGCCCTGCGCATCGCCTGGGCCTCGGATTCCCCCTCGGGAGACTTTCCATAG
- a CDS encoding carbohydrate ABC transporter permease: MAKTSRTPRQLLGNTGLYGALGVATALFLVPFYMIARNALSTDKDIMGGEWQWWPSDVQWGNFKELFDDPSVPFLHSLWNSTVIAVLMTTGTLLVCSLAGYGLARIPYKHANKVFYVVLATLMVPSAVTFVPSFVLVSSLGWVSSLQGLVIPGLFSGFTAFLFRQYFLGFPKELEEAARVDGLSYWGAYWRIVVPNSLNFFAAIAVITFISSWNAFLWPLVIGQDQEAWTVQVALSTFVTAQTINIHELFAAAAISILPLVLVFVFLQRWLVQGVAQTGIKG, encoded by the coding sequence ATGGCGAAAACCTCTCGCACACCGCGTCAACTGCTGGGCAACACGGGGCTGTACGGCGCGCTGGGCGTCGCCACCGCGCTGTTCCTGGTGCCGTTCTACATGATCGCGCGCAACGCCCTGTCCACCGACAAGGACATCATGGGCGGCGAGTGGCAGTGGTGGCCCTCCGACGTGCAGTGGGGCAACTTCAAGGAGCTCTTCGACGACCCGAGCGTGCCCTTCCTGCACTCGCTCTGGAACTCCACGGTCATCGCGGTGCTGATGACCACCGGCACCCTGCTGGTGTGCTCGCTGGCCGGCTACGGCCTGGCCCGGATCCCGTACAAGCACGCCAACAAGGTGTTCTACGTCGTCCTGGCCACCTTGATGGTGCCCTCAGCGGTGACCTTCGTGCCGAGCTTCGTGCTGGTGTCCTCGCTCGGCTGGGTGTCCTCGCTCCAGGGCCTGGTGATCCCGGGGCTGTTCAGCGGCTTCACGGCCTTCCTCTTCCGGCAGTACTTCCTGGGCTTCCCCAAGGAACTGGAGGAGGCGGCGCGGGTGGACGGGCTGAGCTACTGGGGCGCGTACTGGCGGATCGTCGTGCCGAACTCGCTCAACTTCTTCGCCGCGATCGCCGTCATCACGTTCATCAGCAGCTGGAACGCCTTCCTGTGGCCCCTGGTCATCGGCCAGGACCAGGAGGCGTGGACGGTCCAGGTCGCGCTGTCGACCTTCGTGACGGCGCAGACCATCAACATCCACGAGCTGTTCGCGGCCGCCGCGATCTCGATCCTGCCCCTGGTCCTGGTGTTCGTCTTCCTGCAGCGCTGGCTGGTGCAGGGCGTCGCGCAGACCGGAATCAAGGGCTGA
- a CDS encoding ROK family protein, with protein MKRTSRDIRTANRYGVLRHIVAESPVSRQELAAATGLSLATVANLVGELLELGLLIEVGYEDSDGGRPRGLVAVNAEGGALIGVDVAETYIHVELYDLSLAVIARAEEELRPGEREPSQVLAHIVSAVSCVVAEAGIPADRVLGVGVSMPGMVDREGGVSVFAPNWDWHDVPLLSLLAEHIPYPLYLDNPLRACTVAELWFGAARGCDDVVVVNLGTGVGAGIALGGALHRGVTNSAGEWGHTTLVLDGRLCHCGNHGCVETYVGAPGIMQNLRELAPESPLLHPDDQTATIDALARGVTAGDPVAVKVVRDTARYLGAAVADLVNLLNPEVIVLSSWVARRLGQPLLDEVREAVARHALRRPLESTEIVLCPIASNPVSLGAATFALEGSLASVGQKSPKPVRRGSTVAVTAARTRSTPS; from the coding sequence ATGAAGCGGACGTCGCGGGACATTCGTACAGCCAATCGATACGGCGTACTGCGGCACATCGTCGCCGAGTCCCCGGTGTCGCGCCAGGAGCTGGCCGCCGCGACCGGGCTGAGCCTGGCGACCGTGGCCAATCTGGTCGGTGAGCTGCTGGAGCTGGGCCTGCTGATCGAGGTCGGCTACGAGGACTCCGACGGCGGCCGCCCGCGCGGCCTGGTGGCGGTCAACGCCGAGGGCGGTGCCCTGATCGGTGTCGATGTCGCCGAGACGTACATCCATGTGGAACTGTACGACCTCTCGCTGGCCGTGATCGCCCGCGCCGAGGAAGAGCTGCGACCCGGCGAGCGGGAACCGTCCCAGGTCCTGGCGCACATCGTCTCCGCCGTCTCCTGCGTGGTCGCCGAGGCCGGCATCCCCGCCGACCGTGTACTGGGCGTCGGCGTGAGCATGCCGGGCATGGTGGACCGCGAGGGCGGGGTCTCGGTCTTCGCGCCGAACTGGGACTGGCACGACGTGCCGTTGCTGAGCCTGCTGGCCGAGCACATCCCGTATCCGCTGTACCTGGACAACCCCCTGCGCGCGTGCACGGTCGCCGAGCTGTGGTTCGGCGCGGCCCGCGGCTGCGACGACGTCGTGGTGGTCAACCTCGGTACGGGCGTCGGCGCGGGCATCGCCCTGGGCGGCGCGCTGCACCGGGGGGTCACCAACAGCGCGGGGGAATGGGGCCACACCACCCTGGTCCTGGACGGGCGGCTGTGCCACTGCGGCAACCACGGCTGCGTAGAGACATACGTCGGCGCGCCCGGCATCATGCAGAACCTGCGCGAACTCGCCCCGGAGAGCCCGCTGCTGCACCCCGACGACCAGACCGCGACCATCGACGCGCTGGCGCGCGGCGTCACCGCCGGCGACCCTGTCGCGGTGAAGGTGGTCCGCGACACCGCGCGCTATCTGGGCGCCGCCGTGGCCGACCTGGTCAACCTCCTCAACCCCGAGGTGATCGTCCTGAGCAGCTGGGTGGCCCGCAGACTCGGCCAGCCACTGCTGGACGAGGTCCGCGAAGCGGTCGCACGGCACGCGCTGCGGCGCCCGCTGGAGAGCACCGAGATCGTGCTGTGCCCGATCGCGTCCAACCCCGTGAGTCTCGGCGCGGCGACCTTCGCCCTCGAAGGTTCCCTCGCGTCGGTGGGACAGAAGTCCCCGAAACCGGTGCGCCGCGGCAGCACCGTGGCAGTCACAGCAGCAAGGACCCGCAGCACACCTTCCTGA
- a CDS encoding ABC transporter substrate-binding protein, with the protein MSAMSRDWDRRGVLRAAAGMAALGGLAACGGNNGRSSGGDGKAISQWYHQYGEKGTQQAALKYAKAYTKASVKVQWIAGDYDAKLASGLLSSSGPDVFEYHPNLQMVQSKQVVPLDDILADVKSDFNPKDIASHTVDGKVYGVRMIDDPQFLWYRKSLFEAAGVTVPTTLDELVEAAAKLTKGKMKGLYLGNDMTNAARPLVWATGGDLLDANNKPTYHTDEVVAGLKTLRKLYTSKTLLIGAPTEAWDPSSLVNGLCAMQWCGMWAMPTILAAFPDDIGIFPFPKVGDKGTPAVYNGGWSTFVSAKAKDVDAAKEFVKWLWIDQKKYQEDWATSYGFHIPPRTSLAASATKLKTGLPAEGVKLFTDYGHFDNPVWTPAMETAFEDVIADSVRGSKDPEASLDKCDVKVNRELKQLFG; encoded by the coding sequence ATGTCGGCAATGAGCAGGGATTGGGACCGGCGCGGCGTTCTGCGCGCGGCGGCCGGGATGGCAGCCCTGGGCGGTCTGGCAGCCTGCGGCGGCAACAACGGGCGCAGCTCCGGCGGCGATGGCAAGGCAATCAGCCAGTGGTACCACCAGTACGGTGAGAAGGGCACGCAGCAGGCCGCCCTGAAGTACGCCAAGGCCTACACCAAGGCCAGCGTCAAGGTGCAGTGGATAGCCGGCGACTACGACGCCAAGCTGGCCTCGGGTCTGCTCTCCTCCAGCGGGCCGGACGTCTTCGAGTACCACCCCAACCTTCAGATGGTGCAGTCCAAGCAGGTCGTCCCGCTCGACGACATCCTCGCCGACGTCAAGAGCGACTTCAATCCGAAGGACATCGCCTCGCACACCGTGGACGGCAAGGTCTACGGCGTACGCATGATCGACGACCCGCAGTTCCTCTGGTACCGCAAGTCGCTGTTCGAGGCGGCCGGCGTCACGGTGCCGACCACCCTGGACGAGCTGGTCGAGGCCGCCGCCAAGCTCACCAAGGGCAAGATGAAGGGCCTGTACCTCGGCAACGACATGACCAACGCGGCCCGGCCGCTGGTCTGGGCCACCGGCGGCGACCTGCTGGACGCGAACAACAAGCCGACGTACCACACCGACGAGGTCGTCGCGGGCCTGAAGACGCTGCGCAAGCTCTACACCAGCAAGACCCTGCTGATCGGCGCACCGACCGAGGCCTGGGACCCGTCCTCACTGGTCAACGGGCTGTGCGCGATGCAGTGGTGCGGTATGTGGGCCATGCCGACGATCCTGGCCGCGTTCCCCGACGACATCGGCATCTTCCCCTTCCCCAAGGTCGGCGACAAGGGCACTCCGGCGGTCTACAACGGCGGCTGGTCGACCTTCGTGTCCGCCAAGGCCAAGGACGTCGACGCGGCCAAGGAGTTCGTCAAGTGGCTGTGGATCGACCAGAAGAAGTACCAGGAGGACTGGGCCACCAGCTACGGCTTCCACATCCCGCCGCGCACCAGCCTGGCCGCCAGCGCGACCAAGCTGAAGACCGGCCTGCCCGCTGAGGGCGTGAAGCTCTTCACCGACTACGGCCACTTCGACAACCCGGTGTGGACCCCCGCGATGGAGACGGCCTTCGAGGACGTCATCGCCGACTCCGTTCGCGGCAGCAAGGACCCGGAGGCCTCGCTCGACAAGTGCGATGTCAAGGTCAACCGCGAGCTCAAGCAGCTCTTCGGATAG
- a CDS encoding carbohydrate ABC transporter permease produces MATTTHSVPRRAEAEAAPARHRRGVRGRTLNFWLFVGPFLVGLLVFVYVPIGWSLWLSLYKARGTVTPTEFVGLANYADMLKDGDFVHSLVVFTVFAAFAVPVTWAASLGLALLVNRIRFMRAFFRSVFFLPTAVSYVAASLIWKMSLFQGLSFGLVNTVTGWFGIDPIAWLASPDPPWYWLVIITIRLWLQCGFYMILFLAALQNIPQELYEAAAIDGAKTGWQTFRYITLPQLRATSVAVILLLLVAAYQAFDEFYNLLDAGKTSWGRTPLIYLYKIALGESQDYGHGSAGALILALLICVVTLLQGKLLGFGKGDE; encoded by the coding sequence ATGGCAACCACCACGCACAGCGTGCCCCGCCGCGCCGAAGCCGAGGCGGCCCCCGCCCGGCACCGGCGCGGCGTCCGGGGACGCACCCTCAACTTCTGGCTGTTCGTCGGCCCCTTCCTCGTCGGCCTGCTGGTCTTCGTCTACGTGCCGATCGGCTGGAGCCTGTGGCTGAGCCTGTACAAGGCCCGGGGCACGGTCACGCCCACCGAGTTCGTGGGCCTGGCCAACTACGCCGACATGCTCAAGGACGGCGACTTCGTCCACTCCCTGGTCGTCTTCACCGTCTTCGCCGCCTTCGCGGTGCCGGTCACCTGGGCCGCCTCACTGGGGCTGGCGCTGCTGGTGAACCGCATCCGCTTCATGCGCGCCTTCTTCCGTTCGGTGTTCTTCCTGCCGACGGCGGTCTCGTATGTGGCGGCCTCGCTGATCTGGAAGATGTCGCTCTTCCAGGGCCTGAGCTTCGGCCTGGTCAACACCGTCACCGGCTGGTTCGGCATCGACCCGATCGCCTGGCTGGCCTCCCCCGACCCGCCCTGGTACTGGCTGGTCATCATCACCATCCGGCTGTGGCTGCAATGCGGCTTCTACATGATCCTGTTCCTGGCCGCACTGCAGAACATCCCCCAAGAGCTGTACGAGGCCGCGGCCATCGACGGCGCCAAGACCGGCTGGCAGACCTTCCGCTACATCACGCTGCCGCAGCTGCGCGCCACCTCGGTCGCCGTGATCCTGCTGCTGCTCGTCGCGGCGTATCAGGCCTTCGACGAGTTCTACAACCTCCTCGACGCGGGCAAGACCTCCTGGGGCCGCACCCCGCTGATCTACCTCTACAAGATCGCCCTGGGCGAGAGCCAGGACTACGGCCACGGCAGCGCGGGCGCGCTGATCCTCGCCCTGCTGATCTGCGTCGTGACGCTGCTGCAGGGAAAGCTGCTCGGCTTCGGAAAGGGAGACGAGTGA